In one Alnus glutinosa chromosome 12, dhAlnGlut1.1, whole genome shotgun sequence genomic region, the following are encoded:
- the LOC133883094 gene encoding protein SEED AND ROOT HAIR PROTECTIVE PROTEIN-like — translation MIMALNRFFFAASLLLFTVLVIIASASGEKKISVGEENVLSTIIGIQGLVYCKSGSKLIPLEGALARITCVAVDENGFEAAPFSFLSDACDPKGYFFATLSPAEVEDNRKLTECRAFLELSPSETCIVPTDVNKGISGALLASYRLLNDKKMKLYTVGPFLFTS, via the exons ATGATAATGGCTCTAAACCGCTTCTTCTTTGCTGCCTCTTTGCTTCTCTTCACAGTACTTGTGATTATTGCATCTGCTAGTGGTGAAAAGAAAATCTCTGTAGGAGAAGAAAACGTTCTCTCCACAATCATAGGCATCCAAGGGCTTGTTTATTGCAAATCCGGCTCCAAACTCATCCCACTTGAAG GAGCTTTGGCGAGGATAACATGTGTAGCTGTTGATGAGAATGGGTTCGAGGCAGCTCCTTTCTCCTTCTTGAGTGATGCATGTGATCCAAAGGGTTACTTCTTTGCAACATTATCTCCTGCGGAGGTTGAAGATAACAGGAAGCTTACCGAGTGCAGGGCTTTCCTTGAGCTCTCTCCGTCAGAGACATGTATTGTTCCAACAGATGTAAACAAGGGGATTAGTGGTGCTCTCCTTGCTTCTTATCGCCTCCTCAATGACAAGAAGATGAAATTGTACACTGTGGGGCCTTTCCTTTTCACATCATAA
- the LOC133851009 gene encoding protein DMR6-LIKE OXYGENASE 2-like — translation MEVTPFQLANNTVLSLSDSNFILPKDRRPILSEVINPDSIPIINLNENNIDDGHASSLLVSNISRACEEYGFFQIVNHGVPQELCQRVLAVVTEFFQLPHEERAQFFTTDHTKQVKVYNYYQKVEGHGKVTMWSETFTHPWHPLDDFTQFLPTSIPQYREVFGEYAREIGALMDRLLSLISRGLGLEKDYLKRKLGERPALYSQANYYPPCPNPELTMGIPDHNDLGALTILLQSEGVTGLQAIKDGKWLSVHPVPNAFVVNLADQIQVLSNGRYKSVGHRAITNDRLARVSVAMFYSPNNDTVIGPIEDFIDEEHPAMYRNYTYRDYMEEFRRQEGRRRRVKEAFEIQR, via the exons ATGGAGGTGACACCATTTCAATTAGCTAATAACACTGTTCTCTCCCTTTCTGATAGTAATTTCATTCTCCCAAAGGACAGAAGGCCTATCCTCTCAGAGGTAATTAATCCGGATTCAATTCCGATTATTAACTTAAATGAGAATAATATCGATGATGGTCATGCGTCGTCCCTGTTAGTCTCGAATATATCGCGAGCTTGTGAGGAATACGGCTTCTTTCAGATTGTCAACCATGGAGTCCCCCAAGAATTATGCCAAAGAGTGTTGGCTGTGGTGACGGAGTTCTTCCAGTTGCCTCATGAGGAAAGGGCACAGTTTTTTACAACGGATCACACCAAGCAAGTTAAAGTGTACAACTATTACCAAAAGGTTGAAGGACATGGGAAGGTCACAATGTGGAGTGAAACCTTCACACACCCTTGGCATCCTTTGGATGATTTCACTCAATTCTTACCCACAAGTATTCCTCAGTATCG GGAAGTATTTGGTGAATATGCAAGGGAGATTGGAGCATTGATGGATAGGCTTTTGAGTTTGATATCGCGAGGGCTTGGGCTAGAGAAGGAttatttaaagagaaaactaGGTGAGAGGCCTGCCCTTTATTCACAAGCAAATTACTATCCACCATGTCCGAACCCGGAGCTCACCATGGGGATTCCTGACCATAACGATCTTGGTGCACTCACGATACTCCTACAATCAGAGGGGGTCACTGGCCTTCAAGCCATAAAAGATGGGAAATGGCTTTCCGTTCACCCTGTGCCCAATGCATTTGTCGTCAATCTGGCTGATCAAATTCAG GTTCTGAGTAATGGAAGGTACAAGAGTGTGGGTCACAGGGCTATAACCAACGACCGGTTGGCGCGAGTATCAGTGGCAATGTTCTATTCACCAAATAATGACACCGTGATTGGTCCAATTGAGGATTTTATTGACGAGGAGCACCCCGCAATGTACCGAAACTATACTTACAGAGATTATATGGAAGAATTTCGTAGGCAAGAAGGAAGGAGGAGGAGAGTCAAGGAAGCTTTTGAGATTCAAcgataa